A portion of the Salvelinus fontinalis isolate EN_2023a chromosome 32, ASM2944872v1, whole genome shotgun sequence genome contains these proteins:
- the LOC129830987 gene encoding zinc transporter ZIP4-like encodes METTYKYFHVILLCLSINLFTYAWYSPVDVYDKVVELVSPGEEYLDEKSVRSFFKLLEKRVQCPGVSCEKCLSVQSVDQLVGNFTSTGGLLHNEGFFRVAAGCHLYLSSPTEACSAVRAGRWGDETDHLIQEITGHDHHGHRHRDGHGHGDMESSGIETLLRNMEKHYKPDQQYDQHCLTGQDILEESSASTSDGDPHNTDVVFGYIVYHALRGDCMTARALPEEDYFLDFIFNRFSSDNITIHELEGIMKSLQLGGIHEEDHDHQHGDQDGHDNDHSDHSTAGGGRGAQSGWGGRGGSAAFRQSHEEGYHQRNISSWDLTCFSPEELVKIHGLNGSSLSRYDVAWLSPALVQQILSGACNSTSPPTGPSDQLSTIEKYVYATIANLLICLAAVVGVVVLLCTSCSSVFQLIIQFCVSLAVGSLTGDALLHLLPMFLGLHVHSEGTDHSHSEEVPDYIYKILVLMAGIYCFYLMETIFSIVTMHHAPHHHGVESEPHHCDHGKVLEMYLQDKKNKQSVSQTDLVDCNDTEKAFPERNQHSREQRLLPYMVTIGDGIHNFADGLAIGAAFSVSWNSGLATSLAVFCHELPHELGDFAILLHSGVSVKKALMLNVASALTSFIGLYIALTISTDMATKQWIAAITSGLFLYVGLADMLPTMIHVDNRRPWLMFLLQNVGLLSGWGILLLLSLYEDTIGF; translated from the exons ATGGAAACTACATATAAGTATTTCCACGTTATTCTCCTATGTCTGAGTATTAACCTATTCACCTATGCGTGGTATTCACCTGTTGATGTATATGACAAAGTGGTCGAGCTAGTGTCGCCAGGAGAGGAATACCTGGATGAAAAGTCAGTTCGCTCCTTTTTCAAACTGTTAGAGAAGCGTGTGCAGTGCCCTGGTGTGTCGTGTGAAAAG TGCCTCTCTGTGCAGTCAGTAGACCAGCTGGTGGGTAACTTTACCAGCACTGGTGGTCTCCTTCACAACGAAGGCTTCTTCAGAGTAGCGGCAGGATGCCACCTCTACCTCAGCTCTCCCACCGAGGCCTGCTCTGCCGTGAGGGCAGGGAGGTGGGGGGATGAGACGGACCACCTCATCCAGGAAATCACAGGCCATGACCACCACGGACACAGGCACAGGGATGGGCATGGACACGGAGACATGGAGAGCAGTGGGATAGAGACTCTACTCCGAAACATGGAGAAGCACTACAAGCCTGATCAGCAGTACGACCAG CACTGTCTCACTGGTCAAGACATCTTAGAGGAGAGCAGCGCGTCAACTAGTGATGGTGACCCTCACAACACGGATGTGGTGTTTGGATACATAGTTTACCATGCTTTACGAGGTGACTGCATGACGGCCAGAGCACTACCTGAAGAGGACTATTTTCTGGATTTCATATTCAACCGCTTCAGCTCTGACAACATCACTATTCACG AGCTGGAAGGTATTATGAAGAGCCTGCAACTGGGTGGAATCCACGAAGAGGACCACGATCATCAACATGGAGATCAAGATGGACACGACAATGACCATAGTGACCACAGTACCGCTGGCGGGGGTCGAGGTGCTCAGAGTGGTTGGGGGGGTCGAGGTGGAAGTGCAGCCTTCAGGCAGAGTCACGAGGAGGGGTACCACCAGAGGAACATCAGCAGCTGGGACCTG ACATGTTTCAGCCCAGAAGAACTGGTAAAGATCCATGGGCTGAATGGATCTAGCCTGTCCAGGTATGACGTGGCCTGGCTTAGCCCAGCCCTGGTCCAGCAGATCCTCAGTGGGGCCTGCAACAGCACCTCTCCCCCCACTGGACCATCAGACCAGCTCAGCACCATAGAGA agtATGTGTATGCCACCATCGCCAATCTTCTGATCTGTCTGGCCGCTGTGGTTGGCGTTGTGGTGCTGCTGTGTACTTCCTGTAGTAGCGTCTTCCAGCTCATCATCCAGTTCTGTGTCAGCCTGGCCGTGGGCTCCCTTACTGGGGACGCCCTGTTGCACCTCCTGCCTATG TTCCTAGGCCTCCATGTTCACAGTGAAGGAACAGACCACAGCCACTCAGAGGAGGTTCCAGACTACATCTATAAGATACTGGTGCTGATGGCTGGCATCTACTGCTTCTATCTCATGGAGACTATCTTCTCCATCGTCACCATGCACCATGCCCCGCATCACCATGGG GTGGAGTCTGAGCCCCATCACTGTGACCATGGTAAAGTCCTGGAGATGTACCTGCAGGACAAAAAGAACAAGCAGTCTGTATCGCAGACAGATCTG GTTGATTGTAATGACACAGAGAAAGCCTTTCCAGAACGAAACCAACACTCAAGAG AACAGCGTCTGCTACCCTACATGGTTACCATAGGGGACGGCATACATAACTTTGCCGATGGCCTGGCTATCGGAGCGGCCTTTTCTGTTTCCTGGAATTCAGGTCTTGCCACGTCTCTGGCTGTGTTCTGTCATGAGCTGCCTCACGAACTGG gtGACTTCGCTATCCTGCTGCACAGCGGGGTGTCAGTGAAGAAGGCCTTGATGCTGAACGTGGCCAGTGCCCTCACATCCTTCATCGGACTCTACATCGCCCTCACCATCTCTACTGACATGGCCACCAAGCAGTGGATCGCTGCCATCACCTCTGGTCTCTTCCTGTACGTGGGTCTGGCTGATATG